The window CGTTCTTTATGGCCTCGCCGGCGGCCTTAGTCAAGGCGCTCCAGTTCAGCGCGGCGAGGGCGGAGGCCAGCGCTGAGGCCTTTAGGAAATCACGTCTTCTTATCCGCATTGTGGCTACTCTTGGTAGCTCTTAAAAATCGCGTTTTCAAGGATCTGAAAAACACCTTGGCGTGGGGACATTCTGGGTAGAGCTTTTTGCATCCATCGCCGCACAGCTTGCAACGCGCCGCGACTATGCCTCCGCCGCCTAGAATTAAGGCGGAGCCGTCGACCTCCACGACGCAATCCCTACAGAACTGGAAGAGCAGATCGACGGCCAGCCCCTCGACGGGGGTGCCCCGTAGCTCCCTCAAGGCGCCGACGCCTATTAAGCCGACGGTATCCGCCAGCGATCTGACGGGGAGATCCGCCTCGCCCAATCTCCTACAGACGAGCTCGAGGTATTCCCTCATCACATCTGCCGATACGCCGTATTTTCTGGCCAATATGCGGAGGGCGACGTCGTCGTGTAGGGCCAGCAAAATTAAGCCGGACTCGGTTATCCTCACGCGGCCGTTGTGGTACTCCAAGTAGCCGCGCTCGGCGAGGCGGCGGAGTATCCTCCAGACAGTCGCCAGGGGTATGGACGTGGACTTGTAGACGTGGTAGAATCTATTGGAGGCGAGCGCCGCTCTCAGAATCTCCACCTCTCTGTCCTCCAGCCGCCTACACATGGCCCAACAGCTCGATCACCTTCTCGGCCATACGCTCTGCGCATTTCTCCCCCTCCGGAGACAGCCCTATGCCCGGCTCGGGGACAGGCGGCTCGCACTCCACCACGTACACCTTCCTCGCCACGGGGCCCAAGACGCTCAGCCCGGTCAAGAGGTCTTGGAGCGATATGCGGCCCTCCAACGACGGCCGTAAGGCGTCGGCGGCCTCCAGATAGTCCTTGAACTTCTGCGGGACGAACTCGTAGACCTCTATGGTGCCCGGCGGGCGGCCCCTCTGCACTGTGCCGAGGAGTATCAGAACTTCGTGGGGCCGGCTCCTCAGCTCGTCCACCATGGCGAAGACGTCGCCAGAGAGCTCCAAGACCTCGTACCCCTTCTCCCTCAATATACGACCTGCCTCGTAGCCTATAGAGCAGTCTTGTCTCAAAAAATAGCCTACAGAGGCGATAAGGACTTTCCTGAAGAGCACAAATATAAAAGAAAAAAACAATATATTTAAGCCTTACTCTCTTTATTTTTATCATTATTTTAACAATTATTTTATTGATATAAAGAAGAAATAATATATTTTTATTTTTAATTTCCATAGTCATATAAATATTTTAAAATAAGGAATATTTAGGGAAAAATATATTATAATAACAAATTAATAATGTTAATATTTATAAAAATAGGTTTTTATGTACTATTGAGGATAATATTGACGGCCTCTTCTATACTTGTGAGCCTTATTCTATCCGTGTCTGCGTCGTAGACGAGAAGCTGGTCTACGCCGTATAGTATGTAGTACCTCACTTCGGGGTCGTGCAACACGCGGGGCATTAAAGAGCCGAACATGGACACGAGCTCGTTGGCGGCTACGGCGTAGCATATCTCCTTCTTCTTGGAGGAGGCGCACTCGAGATACCTCTTCCTAATACCTTTGAGGCCTTCCTTTAAGGTCTCTATCTTCAGATCCCTCGGAGTTATGCCGTCGTCCATTCTAAACATCGCCGGGAGATACTGCTTTTATTTAATGTGCTTTCTCAGATACATGAAAAGGATTAGTTTAGCCCTCGACGACAAGCTGTATAGGGAGATAGAAAACGCCATGTCGATGGTCGGCGAGACAAACAGGTCGCGTTTCATCGCCTCCATAGTGGCGGAGAAGATTTCCGAGATGATCCAGAGGCCTATGGCCTCCATAATAGTCTACATATACGACCACGAGGTCGGGGAGGTCGCCAAGAGCGTGACTGAGGTGCAGCACGAGTTCAGGGACGTGATAAGGGCGTCGACGCACATACACCTCGACGAGAGGAACTGCCTGGAGGTCGTGCACGCGTTGGGGGACAGCGATAGGATAAGGGAGCTCGTGACCAGGATATCTAGGATCGGCAGAGGGCTTAAGTTCCTGAGAGTTGTCAACGTGCCGCGCCTAGAGTAGCGGGGCTGAGGCTGTTTTTCCGCGGGCGTGGAAAAACCCTTTTTAACCGAGGCCCGGATCCCGCATATGCACGAGTGGTCTCTCGCGCTGTCCTTGGTCCAGACGCTCGACCGCTGGGCTCTGGAGAGGGGCGTGCAGATAAGGCGGGTGGTCCTCTCGGTGCCTTCGCCGGCCCAGCTCGACGTGTCTATACTGACCGAGGCCTTCGACTCGCTCAAGAGGGAGTCGAGGCTGGAGGGCGCCAGGCTGGAGGTCAAGGTTAGATCTCCGCGGTACCGTTGTAGGGCCTGCGGCTACGAGTTCGGGCAGGAGGAGGTGGATCCGCAAATAAGACGCCTCGTGGGGCAGTACGGCGAGGAGTACCCTCTGCACCTAATCCCCGAGCTCCTCCCCACGTTCGTGAGATGCCCCAGGTGCGGCTCCCACGACATAGAGGCCGAGCTCTCGATAAAGGTAGAGGAGGTGGAGACGGCATGAGGCCTCTCCTGGAGCTCGCTAGGGAGAAGCTGAGGCGGAGGAAGGTCATTGCGGTGATGAGCGGCAAGGGCGGCGTGGGCAAGAGCGTCGTGGCGGCCCTCCTAGCCCTCGCCAGGCCTGGCTCTGTCCTCGTGGACCTCGACCTAGAGGGCATGTCGGCGCCGAAGCTCTTCGGCGTTGCCGGCAGGCTACACGAGGTGGGCAAAGAGGGGATAGAGCCGTTGGAGGCGGGAGGCGTCAAGCTGTTCTCCCTCGGGGGGATCGTCGGCGATAGGTACGTCGTCTTGCCGGGCTACGGGCAGGCGGGGGCCGTCGAGGCGCTTCTGGCCTTCGCCAAGATAGACTCGGATATCGTCGTGGTCGACATGCCGCCCGGCATGGGCGAGGAGTTGCTGGCCTTGGGCAGAGCCGCCGACTATCTGCCGGTGGTCGTCACTACGCCGTCCAAGGCGTCTTACAAGGTCGTGAGGCAGCTCGTGGACTATCTGGCGGAGGCGGGGAAGAGGCCGGCGGCCCTCGTCCTCAATATGGCCTACCTCGACTGCGGAGGCTCCAGGGTGTACCCGTTCGGGCGGGGAGACGAGGCGAGGAGGCTCGGCGAGGCTGTGGGGGCGCCGGTCTACGAGGTGCCCGTAGATCCCTCCTTGGAGGACTACGTGGGGAGGATCCACGAATATAGAGGGCCCGTCGCGGACGCCGTCAGGAAAGTGGCGGAGCGGCTTTAATAGGGCCTTCCGGAGCCAGCATGGAGGAGCTGTTGAAGGAGCTCTACAGCGACGAGCGCGTGGTGCCGCCCCTCTTCAAGTACAAGGCGGTGGGCCCCTCCCAGTACGAGAGGATATATAGGGACAGCTTGAGGCCGGAGTTCTGGGCGAGGGAGGCGGTGGGCCTCGTCTGGGAGAGGCCTTGGTCGAAGATATTAGAGGGCGAGCCGCCGTCCGTGCGCTGGTTCGTCGGCGGGCTGTTGAGCCCCTACAAGAACGTGATAGGCAGACACGCCGGGACGTGGGTCTGGGAGAAGATAGCCCTGATCTGGAGGGGGGAGGAAGGCCTCGTGAAGGCCTATACGTACTCCGACCTAGACCGCCTGGCCGTGAAGTACTCGGGGGTCCTCAAGGCGCTCGGCGTGGGGAGGGGCGACTGGGTCATGTTCTACGCCCCGCCGACGCCCGAGGTGCTGGCGTTGATGTTGGCCTCGGTGAGGATAGGGGCCCCCTTCGAGCCCGTGTTCACCGGCTTCGGCCACGGCGACCTCGCCGCGCGTATAGAGGACAGAAGGCCCAAGGTGCTTGTGACGGTCGACGCGTTTCCCAGGAGGGGGAGGCCCGTCAAGGTGAAGGAGGCGGTGGACAAGGCCTTGAGGCTCACTAGGCATATCCCGAAGGTCTTGGTCGTCAGGAGGATGGAGGTCGACGTGGAGCTCGCGGGCGGGAGGGACATCCTCCTCGACGATGCCCCGTCCACAGACGCCGACGAGGCCGTCGTGGAGTCCTCCCACCCCCTCTTCGGCCTCCACGTGGGCTACGAAGGCGGGCTGGGCCGCGTGGTCCACGGCGCGGGGGGCTACCTGGCGCAGACGTACGCGACGACGCGGTGGATCGGGCTGAGGCCCCGCGACACCTACTTCTGCACGGTCCTCCCCGGCTGGATAACGGGGATCACCTACGTGGTCTTCGGGCCGCTCATGGTGGGGTCCACCGTGGTGGTCTACGAGGGCGGCCCCGACTACCCGCAATGGGATATATGGTGGAGCGTGCTGGAGGAATACGCCGTCACGGTCTTCTTGACCACCGCCGGCGCTCTGAGGCTCTTCTCGCGGCAGGACCCGAAACTGCTCGAGGCCCACAACCTGGACACCCTAAAGCTGATCCTCACCACGGCCGAGCCCATGGAGGTCAAGTACTGGAAATGGGCCTACCAATACGTCGGGACGGGCACAGCGCCCTCGATAGACTCGCTCCCCGAGAAGCTGAGCGGCAGGGCGCCCGTCATCCACATGTTCATACAGACGGAGCTGGGCACGTTCGTCACGGGCAGCCTCCCCAACTACGTCTTCGTCCCCATAGCGCCGGGGTCGGTGGGCCCGCCCATGCCGGGCTTCCACATAGACGTTGTGGACGAGGCGGGGAGGCCCGTCAGAGGGAGGCCGGGCCAGCTGGCGGTCAAGGCCCCGTGGCCCGCCATGCCTGTCGAGTACAGCGAGTGGTACGCCGAGAGGTGGGTAGGCGGCGTCTACTACGTGGGGGACTACGCCGTGATGGCGGACGACATGAACATATTCCCTCTAGGGAGGTCGGACGCCGTGATGAAGGTCAACGGGTACCGCATATCGCCGGCAGTGTTGGAGAAGGCGGCGCTGTCGGTCCCCGGCGTGGAGGACGCCGTGGCTTTCGCCGTGAGGGACCCGCAGAAGTTCGAGGCGCCTGTCTTGGTAATCAAGGGGAGCGCCCGGCCGGAGGACGTGAGGCGCGCCGTGAGGGAATACGCGGGGCCCATAGCGGATCCCGCAAAGGTC of the Thermoproteus uzoniensis 768-20 genome contains:
- a CDS encoding Ni,Fe-hydrogenase maturation factor → MLFRKVLIASVGYFLRQDCSIGYEAGRILREKGYEVLELSGDVFAMVDELRSRPHEVLILLGTVQRGRPPGTIEVYEFVPQKFKDYLEAADALRPSLEGRISLQDLLTGLSVLGPVARKVYVVECEPPVPEPGIGLSPEGEKCAERMAEKVIELLGHV
- a CDS encoding CopG family ribbon-helix-helix protein; translation: MKRISLALDDKLYREIENAMSMVGETNRSRFIASIVAEKISEMIQRPMASIIVYIYDHEVGEVAKSVTEVQHEFRDVIRASTHIHLDERNCLEVVHALGDSDRIRELVTRISRIGRGLKFLRVVNVPRLE
- a CDS encoding hydrogenase maturation nickel metallochaperone HypA; the encoded protein is MHEWSLALSLVQTLDRWALERGVQIRRVVLSVPSPAQLDVSILTEAFDSLKRESRLEGARLEVKVRSPRYRCRACGYEFGQEEVDPQIRRLVGQYGEEYPLHLIPELLPTFVRCPRCGSHDIEAELSIKVEEVETA
- a CDS encoding P-loop NTPase, giving the protein MRPLLELAREKLRRRKVIAVMSGKGGVGKSVVAALLALARPGSVLVDLDLEGMSAPKLFGVAGRLHEVGKEGIEPLEAGGVKLFSLGGIVGDRYVVLPGYGQAGAVEALLAFAKIDSDIVVVDMPPGMGEELLALGRAADYLPVVVTTPSKASYKVVRQLVDYLAEAGKRPAALVLNMAYLDCGGSRVYPFGRGDEARRLGEAVGAPVYEVPVDPSLEDYVGRIHEYRGPVADAVRKVAERL
- a CDS encoding AMP-binding protein, translated to MEELLKELYSDERVVPPLFKYKAVGPSQYERIYRDSLRPEFWAREAVGLVWERPWSKILEGEPPSVRWFVGGLLSPYKNVIGRHAGTWVWEKIALIWRGEEGLVKAYTYSDLDRLAVKYSGVLKALGVGRGDWVMFYAPPTPEVLALMLASVRIGAPFEPVFTGFGHGDLAARIEDRRPKVLVTVDAFPRRGRPVKVKEAVDKALRLTRHIPKVLVVRRMEVDVELAGGRDILLDDAPSTDADEAVVESSHPLFGLHVGYEGGLGRVVHGAGGYLAQTYATTRWIGLRPRDTYFCTVLPGWITGITYVVFGPLMVGSTVVVYEGGPDYPQWDIWWSVLEEYAVTVFLTTAGALRLFSRQDPKLLEAHNLDTLKLILTTAEPMEVKYWKWAYQYVGTGTAPSIDSLPEKLSGRAPVIHMFIQTELGTFVTGSLPNYVFVPIAPGSVGPPMPGFHIDVVDEAGRPVRGRPGQLAVKAPWPAMPVEYSEWYAERWVGGVYYVGDYAVMADDMNIFPLGRSDAVMKVNGYRISPAVLEKAALSVPGVEDAVAFAVRDPQKFEAPVLVIKGSARPEDVRRAVREYAGPIADPAKVVAVEEIPAVDKGALRRALKAYMRSGAVDEKIGGWLEKIAEKLREA